From Bombina bombina isolate aBomBom1 chromosome 1, aBomBom1.pri, whole genome shotgun sequence:
AAGATTATTGACCCTAGTATAAATGATAAATTCTGAtactgttttaatacatttttatatctgtAATAATAGCAGTTCATTGCTAACTAGAAAGAAACCAGGGAGATTTTTACTGTAAATTTATAATTGAAATAGACATTATATGTGAGAAATCATCATCTATTCCCAGAGAGAACATATAAGTTAGCCCATCATTACATGGCAAAATACACAAACTCTCCTCTAGTTTTTTTCAGAGTTACCAGTTTCTATGTAGTTTTGTGTGTCTGTTTTACTAGGGAATTAAAAGATGAACAAGTCAGTGAACCAGCTGTATAAATACCATAGGAATTGTTGAAGGtgggaaacaaataaaaaatgtctttAGTGAGTTTATTCCATTTATAGGCAGGATTCTCTATGTATTTTCTAATAATGGTTTAAGTCATGTCTCTAGATTTGAAATTTGGATGTGATATAATACAAAGCATTACTAAGCAGACTAAGGACTGCAAAAGAAAGCTGTCTAAGAGAGATATGTCATTTTTCCTTTTAAAGAGATCTGAATTTTAGTTAGAAGATTTAACGGAATAAAAATTGAAACCTCTGAATCGGCATCTaaatagtaaacaaaaaaaacaacaacaatagtcTCATATCTAATATCTGCAATCtggttattaaaacatttttgccTTTTCTTCCACATATAGATCATGATGTCCCATTATTAAAGGTCAATCAGATAATTTGTTTTTTGCTTTCCATTATAGATCATCTTCTTTGAGGACAGGAACTTCCAGGGCCGCTCCTATGAATGCAGCTCTGACTGTTCTGATCTACACCCATTTTTTACCCGATGTAACTCCATTCGAGTGGAGAATGGAAACTGGATGCTCTATGAGCGCCCCAACTTTGCTGGTCACCAGTACTTTCTAAAGAAAGGAGAATATCCTGACTTCCGGAAGTGGTTGGGTTTTAACGATTCTATCAGGTCCGTCCGTCTAGTTTCTGCAGTAAGTATTTCTGAATAATGGGGAAATCTTTTTGTATGGTATTATTTGGAAAACAGTAATGTTttgctgatcacaatccaaattgttGATTCTTATCAATAGATTTATGAGACCATTTTCATTCACTGAATTCCAATAAATCATGctttaaaaggacttgataaacccaggGCAACAATGTTTGATGTATTACTGGCTACCCAAAAAGACTTTGTATGTAGCATGggcaaaacacactgacattaccaTGCTCTATATTGACTAAAGTTAGGAAGAAACGCCACCAAACAAATAAAAATGCTATATGCAATCAGTTCATGTTTAATAATAAGCCCCTTTACAGTAATAAAAACTAGCCAAATCGATAACTCAACAAACTCACATGCACATTATACTGATAATTCCCCAGATTAAAACCCTTAGGGACACACagatatctctatggttttggttAATTGCACACACACATtgcctattagcatcactacacattattaAAGGGCATCAAAAACATGCATGTCCTAAACCCAAGAAATCACCATTTTTTTGTCCTGaatcatgtgcatttgttttttggtTTATAAAAACCATAGATTAAAGATGCAGATGAGCaattttatgttgtgttttaagGTAACAATTTCAAGTGTCGGGGGTATTAACAGCAGAGGCATTTTGGGACTGAGATCACTGAAGATGCCAGCTAAAGTTAAAAATCCTTATCTACCACAAACAAAATGGTACAGTTTTTTCCACACAATTTAAACCATGCAAAAATGTTAAAGAATTTAACAAAGAAGGAACTCAGGATCAAAGTAGCAGGTTTTTCCATAACCCCTCACAGTCCCATGCAATTCCCCTTTTTCAACATCAAAAAAGTTAATACAAAATTCTGCAAGGCCTTATAATCCCCCTTAGCAAAAAGTTCTGCATATTCCAGTTGCAATGTCACTGCAGATTTTCTTGTTACAGATAGGTAGTAACATTTGCAAATGGAATGGAATCTAGATCTAGTCTGGTCAACTGCAGCTTCTGCCTTCTTGATTCCTATAATACGGTCTTCAGAGAGAAACCTTCTATTGTTATTTCATGGATAACCTCTAGTCACATAAAATGGGTCACAAGGATGCCATACAATGCATTGGGATTGGCTAACTATGGTCTTAGAACATGGTtgtactttactaagcatatttcaTACATATTAACAGTAAGATCTGCATTAAGTATATAATGATGTTCTGTGATTTGTTATAGAATGGTGCTGAATGTGCTATAGCtcacatataattatataatgtTATATCCTCCTATTCTGTTGTTACAGTACAGAGGGTCACATAAGATCCGTGTCTATGAGAGAGAAGATTTCAGAGGTGAGATGCTGGAGCTCAGTGAAGATTGTCCAACTTTGTTTGAGCAGTTCAATTATCTTGATGTCCTGTCTTGCAATGTAATTGAGGGCTCCTGGATATTCTACGAGCTACCTAATTACAGAGGAAAGCAGTACTTCCTAAAACAAGGAGAATACAGAAGGTTTACTGAATGGGGTGCCCTGAATAGTAAAGTAGGCTCCTTAAAGCGCATCCTTGACAGTTACTAAATAATTAAAATTGTGACTCTAACAGTAcagataataaaaacataaaacatatatgattttttttttatttatttgttcacctgctcatttaaagggacagtctacaccagaatttttattgttttaaaagatagataatccctttattacccattcccaagttttgcacaaccaacacagttataataatatacttttaacctctgtgattattttgtatctaagcctctgcaaactgccccttttttcagttcttttgacagacttgcagtctagccaatcagtgcctgctcccagataacttcacgtgcacgagcacagtgttatctatataaaatacgtgaactaacaccctctagtgatgaaaaactgttaaaatgcaatctgaaaagaggtgggcttcaaggtctaagaaattagcatatgaacctcctaggttaagctttcaactaagaataccaagagaacaaagcaaaattggtgataaaagtaaattggaaaattgtttaaaattacatgctctatctgaatcatgaaagtttattttggcctagactgtccctttaagtgtgtatgactgtatatatttaattcTACACAAACAAGCATATACTCTCATCTACCTGTTACATAACCACTCCATTTACCCATTTAAATACTTTTCTCACTCTTGTTTCTTGTTGTTAAattataaaagaattaaaacatgttTTGGTCAGGGCTTAGGCTTACTTTTCACATCTCCTAGTAAGGTCTAGCTTTATCTTATAAACAATACAGTTGCTATACGGTATATCAAATGTGCCAGCAAGTGTTTATTTATATGTTCCCTTGTTTTGAGATGTTGGTCTTTTTTTGACATAAATGGTATGTGAATGAAAACAATTACAATATTCATTCAGATAAAATTAATAAACACAATAACATAATTATTTATAAATCTCCCTAAATGTAATTTTAGGTCATTCCAATACATTAGAGTATTAAagggaaaaataataaatacatatttatataaatttatatttatatcaatttTAAAGATGTTTCATCAAAATACTGCATTTATGGAAGTAACATAatgaagtaaaatgtaaaaaaataacatttataaaggaaaaccagaaaaaaaatcaaaaacaacatTAATTTCTAAATGAATCTTAAAAGGacacatgttcttcattctcttggtatctttatatgaaaagcaagaatgtaagtttagatgccggcccattttttgtgaataaccttctttttcaaataaagatagcaagagaacaaagaaaaattgataataagagtaaattagaaaattgtgttcagtgtccctttaatgtacataaTGAAACACAATGTGCATCACAAAATGTGCATCCAATTAAAATACACAATAATAATAGGAAGATCCAGTGCTAATTGTAtccaattatgtttttttttaattacaaagcaGCAAATAGTGCAGGCTGTAGGATATTTTAAACGGTGAGCAATTAaaatacattgcatgtgatacTATGGCCTCCATTTACTAACAGGCAGACAAGGCCCCCAGCCAATCATTTGAACAGATCttcccctgctctcatgcaatcaGTTAGGTTAGGAAACAGTGTTCTTCCCAGTCATAGTTTAAGATAGTTCAGACATTCTATGTTTTAGGGAATAGCTACAAACTGTGAACTGGTTTCAGTACTATTTATgacactctattttttttttcagtgtagCGTATGAAAAAGCTTTACTTAAAGCTACTCAACTATTCATGTCATTTGGCATGGATATAAGGAATATAAGGTAGCCTGACAAGCAGTGAGCATGCCAAGCTACAGTATGTATACCAGTTCAAACAATAAAACTGAATTTATTTAGATTAGATAGATCCAGAAGATATTTTTACACTCTTATAAAACTATTTTTGAGGTAAATAGGGAATGTGGAAGTTATTTAGAAGAGCTAAACGCATTAAAACAAATCTCTTTTGGAAATAGGTTTCATAGACAGATTGTTTCTAAACGCATGAGTCCGATGTGTCAAgactttttctttgtaatctatttATAAAACTACAATCATAGAGCACTATGCTGCTGAGCTAAATATGACAGGGTCTTGGCACATACAAGgcagttaatatatttttttaatagtaatagtTACGTATCATGGTTCAGACTAAAATTATCTATACttactgtaatgcttgtgggatattcccctatcagaccaaacttggccagtagtcttcttataccAGCGTCAaggggaaggataaggaaatatcccagaacaagagaatagataagtaaatgaggtaacagtTCTCACAGTAGAGAGGCAATCCTTCTCGGCACTACAgggaataactggagagtagtcaggcaagcagagatcGGCAACAATGAGGTAattcacagtaacagcagttcaggggttaatcagaagagtcgtcagaggcaagcagagttcagaaaAAATTAGGCAATccaacaattcaggggttaaacaggcagaggggtgagacaggcagagttcagtaactaaTAGCCaacccagcaattcaggggttaaacagacagagtggtcaggcatgcagagttcagtaacaattaggcaatccagcaattcaggggttaacagtcagagtggtcagacaggcagagttcaaaaaataataaagcaatccagcaattcaggcgttaaacaggcagagtggtcagacaggcagagttcaataacgataaagcaatccagcaattcagtagcacccaggagcacacacagtaacactggAGGTAAGTAATGCAGGTACTTACAGAGGCGCAGATTAGCACCAAGAGAACTCACAGGTGATCTGACCAACATCAGATGGGAAATGGTCACAGGAACCGTCTTgtccatggcaacagccatagcaacagGACGGAGCAGCGAGAGGAGCACCGAGGAGTGGCGTGACACTTACAAAAAGATCCACAGTTCATTTATAATGAACAAAGAAAAGTTCAATGCACATTATCTTGCATGTATTTTGAATTCTACaaggctttattttttatttaactggGATTTATGACATGGAGAACCCTATGCTACTTGAGTAGTATTCAAGACTCTCTCTTCTATCTGGACAATGTGCTACGTGCGCCCATGAGGCTGGGTGCACCATGGACACAAACAATTCCTGTCATTATGTTTATTATGGCAACAGCTAACcagctaaaggctagattacaagtgaatatCACTTTCGCAAGGGCGAtatttgtgcgctggtattacaagttaggtgcaatgaccttgcattcgcattgcacggaagcattgcactgacaagagtgcgcttccataggctccaataggatgctagttctcatgccatgagacacgtcATAAGAACCtttgcacagtgaagggggtaagttgcgcagtaaTGAGCTGCAgattcaaatatatatgtatatgcttatatacacatatatttatgtgtttatatgtgcatatacacataaatatatatgtatataagcatatacatttatatttacagagagcacacagttcccataggccgcaatgtaaaggcacttttcagtgccattttttttctaaacgCCCCACACCAGTCAACTATGAtccataaaaaatgttaaatttttaaatttgcggtaattttttattcattttttaaaatattttatatgtactaTTTCAATAGCATACGCTAACCTAAATCTAAATCTCGAAacataatgtgatatatatatatatatatatatatatatatatatatatatatatatatatatttacacatatgtatatacactcactggccactttattaggtacaccttgttagtaccgggttggacccccttttgccttcataactgccttaattctttgtggcctagattcaaaaaggtgttggaaacattcctctgagattttggtccatattgacatgatagcatcacgcagttgctgcagattttttggctgcacatctatgatgcgaatctcccattccaccacatcccaaaaggGCTCTATTGGATTCAGATCTGGtgattgtggaggccattggagtacagtgaactcattgtcatgttcaagaaaccagtttgagatgatttgagctttgtgacatggtgcattatggtGATGGaagagccatcagaagatgggtacactgtagtcataaagggatagactgtaagggtttttttccctgctttgtttgccatgtgctgctggcagccattttacttacctctcttactgaatctgatACAGAgtgtgtgatactgctcatttcctgcacgccagactggtgaacatcatccgtgtgagacaggttgcagtctcagaattgtgatgtcatcacttattatttaaagggcctctgttcagtgtgctttgcctcagacctgtttgtgagttcctgtgttccagttcctgtgtattacctggctaatCTGACGTCccatctggttcctgatccctggcttgttcctgactctgttgttctccttgttcctgattccggcttgtctgactactcgctttagctcctgactcggcttctctgactaccagctctggctttgactcctggcttgttattttacttatggactttttattattttttgtttttaataaatgtgtgattatttttgcacttctcgtctctgtctgattcctggtaccctgacatagACATGGTCattaacaatactcaggtaggctttggtgtttaaacaatgctcaatatgTACTAAGGGaactgtgccaagaaaatatccctcacaccattacaccaccaccaccaccagcctgaaccgttgatacaaggcaggatagatccatgctttcatgttgtttatgccaaattctgaccctaccatctgaatgtcgcagctgaaattgagactcaaccgaccaggcaacatttttccaatcttctattgtccaattttggtaaacctgtgtgaattgtagcctcagttttctgttcttagctgacagaagtggcacccagtgtggtctcctgctgctgtagcccatctgcttcaaagttTGATatcttgtgcattcagagatggttgTAACCAGTGGTTATTTgagctactgttgcctttctatcatctcaaaccagtctgcccattctcctctgacctctggcatcaaggatatttgctctttttcggaccattctctgtaaaccctagaaatggttatgaatgaaaatcccagtagatcagcagttttttgaatactcagaccagtccatctggcaccaacaaccatgccactttcAATGTCActaaaatcccctttcttccccattctgatgctcagtttgaacttcagcaagtcatcttcacaaCGTCTaggtgcctaaatgcattgagttgctgccatgagattagctgattagcaatttgtgtgttACCTAATAAAGTTGCTGGTGAgtgtacatacatatgcatattaagacatgtgtatgtatgttcctCTGTGTTAAAGCCTTTTATTATGAGGGTAAgagtactgttaaatgtattttttatgagttttgtgctactttatgtcttgcataacagttaaccagagttctgaagtcacgctaactcgACACACGTTAAAttagattgtgctcaagcaaacacttttactttcaactcgtaatacgcacgCTATTTCCGAGGAGCCCAAAGAGCTGTGAAATACCAGTCATCGCTTgtgtgtgcaacagttagcgctccactcgtaatctagccctttagtgGGTATAATCTGGATTGGTATATAGGGATCTATGCCATCCTTTAATGTTACATAAAGTGCAGCATACTAAGATGTTCTACACACATATAATGAATCAAGGGACCTCTAATCTCACAAAATGACAACATCTCAACCGTATGCACACTACACATCAACACATGATGGAGAATTCTGTCTGCACGGATATAACTTAGGCTCTATGTTAATCTGTAACAGTGTCTTGTTACAAGAAATATTGCACTTATAAATAAGTTGACTGTAAGATTAAATGTAACTGTTTGCCATGATCCATGGCACAGTTATgcagattttacatttttataggCACAATTCTCCTATTTGGAGGAAGAAGAAGTGTCAATAGCACTGCCTAATCAGTAATtgtgcaaagcaaaatattttctTCCAGCACTGGTGATAGGAGTGCAGGCTTGAAGAGCTCCTGCCAAAGCTCCAAACAGATAGatcaaatgaaaaaagttcaagcagcacctccaattgtacaaattatttcagttttattgtaccaaggcacacaaaatcatgacgtttcgggctcaaatacccttaatcatatgacttaaacatactaaacacctctcttaaataccctctaccacaggtgttgctcattataacattcagtgtcagagaattttaactcttaagtgcaaatgccacctagtggtcagtataaagaataacatataatatacTTTAGAAAAAAGTCTAACCGTGCTACATACATGCAATGAAGTATACAAGGGacacttttttacagaatttttacagagaaacaattttttttacaaaaaaacctcTTATAGAGTAGTTACAGATCTGGAGGAAAGGATTTCTTCTTCTCAATAATCACATTAGGAAAAGTAGAatctaaaaaaattcaaaaagcaatttagagaaaaatttacagaaaaatctagagaaaaatgtaaagatccatttcacggttcataccctttgggaacatacagtctaacctatagatccacatagattctcttttctttaaaattaattctctatttccacctctacGAGGGCAATTGAGTGACCTTTTGATAGAAAATGACTAGAGactggggcatttagatctttacatcttatatttgatttatgttggatAATCCTATCCCTTACTCTCTGGGTAGTCTCACCAATGTAGATCCACCCAcacgggcatttgataagataaatcacatagCAAGAATTGCATGTAAGAAAAGCATTAATTTTATACACTTTGCCCgtgtgtggatgtacaaaggtagaaccTTTTACCATGTTGTTACAATTCGCACAGcctaaacaagggtaacaacccagatttttttctgtgATATAGCTCtgcttggtggcgctatatagatgacatctttggtgtctggtggggcgacattggatcccttcttAAATTCGTGGATGATCTAAATAGTGCCACTAGACATATTAAGTTTACCCTCACCTGGGATGAACAATCCTTACATTTTCTTGACACTTTGGTCTATAAAGAAGGTGGAATGTTAAAAtcagatatatataagaaaagtacaGACAAGAATAGTTTGTTGCACTTTACAAGTGCTCATCCACCGGCTCTGATTAGATCTCTACCTAGGAGTCAAATGACAAGAGTCAAGAGGATAGTGTCTGACAAAGAACTTGCTACtaaaaggcttaaagaaatgggtcaGAAATTCAGTGCTAGGGGTTACCCAACTGACCTATTGCATGAGGAAGTGAAAAGGGCTAGTGAGGATACATGTACCAATACCATTAAGGAACAAGATAAGAAggataaaattatttttgtttcagaatATAGTAATCAAAGTtcaaagataaaaaggattatTAATAAGTATTGGTTTATGTTGAGAGAATGCCATCCAGGTGTACAATCATTTTCTAATAGTCCAATGTCTGCTTACAGGAAAAGCTCTAGTATTAAAGATAGATTGGTGAGGGCTGATATAGGCAGTAAAAAATTGAAGCAGAGCTATATcacagaaaaaaatctgggttgttacccttgtttaggCTGTGCGAATTGTAACAACATGGTAAAAggttctacctttgtacatccacacacGGGCAAAGTGTATAAAATTAATGCTTTTCTTACATGCAATTCTTTctatgtgatttatcttatcaaatgcccgtgTGGGTGGATCTATATTGGTGAGACTACCCAGAGAGTAAGGGATAGGATTatccaacataaatcaaatataagatgtaaagatctaaatgccccagtCTCTAGTCATTTTCTATCAAAAGGTCACTCAATTGCCCAGTTGAAATTTCAAATAATCGACCATGTTCCTATCCCTCgtagaggtggaaatagagaattaattttaaagaaaagagaatctatgtggatctataggttagactatatgttcccaaagggtatgaaccgtgaaatggatcttaacatttttctctagatttttctgtaaatttttctctaaattgctttttgaatttttttagatTCTACTTTTCCTGATGTGATTATTGAAAAGAAGAAATCCTTTCCTCCAGATCTGTAACTACTCTATAAgaggtttttttgtaaaaaaattgtttctctgtaaaaattctgtaaaaaagtgttcttGTATACTTCATTGCATGTATGTAGCACGGTTAGACTTTTTTCTAAAgtatattatatgttattctttatactgaccactaggtggcatttgcacttaagagttaaaattctctgacactgaatgttataatgagcaacacctgtggtagagggtatttaagagaggtgtttagtatgtttaagtcatatgattaagggtatttgagcccgaaacgtcatgattttgtgtgccttggtacaataaaattgaaataattcgtacaattggaggtgctgcttgaacttttttcatttaatCAGTAATTGTGACTACACCCTGAATGGGTTAATGTCTTGTATGCTATATAATCTCAGGGtaggtggtgctgtgtattatttaAACTTAGACGAAAAAATGTAACACAAAGTTATGTGTGCATTGTGAAAAGATTCAGTACTAAATGGTTAGGAGAGTTCGCtagaataattaaaacataacttttattaaatacgcaaaaaaacaggagataaaataaagggatgtgcgaTTAAAAACAATAGCTGCCTGGGGAGTGATAAAAGGGGTCTCTTATATCACGATAAGTGCCTAAGTATAACGACTATAGGTTATTATGCATACTTGGGTATTGGCAGTATGGACTGCAATGCATAACAGATCTCTGCAGGAATTAGTAACTAAATTACCTAGGTTATGAGTAATCACCTTAAATAGTTAGTTTGCAGGggatatgttcaacatatataagTAGCAGATTCAGAACATATGTCCGATACTGTCTGGGTATTATCCAGAATGTCTTGTTAGCAAAAAATATGTTAATCAGATTTAGCACAACGGTACTTAAAGTACAAATACCATTTACTAGAAGATCAGTGTGATTGGTGCGTACTTAGGTATCCATACTCCACAGTTCTAGACAACACAGAGTTCAGCATAATGTCTTGTCTAATCAAGGTGGTTACACAATATATCACCTTTGTGCAGTGTAATGACTTGACCGGTTGAGCAAAAATGGTTAATTTGCAAATAGTTGCTAGATAATCTGGTGTAAATTTATCTGCGATAATTTCAGAGAGTATTAGTTCACTGGGCATATATTTGTATGTTATAATAAGGTATTGAATTGCAAATCTACTTTAAGATAATTGGATTTACACAGTAATGTCCCTAGGATAACTGCATTTGCACAGCAAAGAGTAATGTTTGTCTAAAAATAATTGACTTGCTGTGTGACATATAACATGTGAAGACCAATATCTAGTGCTCCACTGATCTTTGTGCCAGTTTTAATATAGTTCAATATTAAACAAAGTAAGCCTTTGCTAAGTTAATTAATTAGCTGGAATGCCACCAGAGTAACTAATGTCTTGCCTCTGTAACACTTGTGGAACTGTGATACAGCCAGTATTCAGCTTGAACCATAACCCTCTGTGTCTATTGAGAGTTAGGTAGTATTACGTTCCAATgtgctaaaatgtaaagtaaatGCTAATAAAAGTATGCAAATGTAACTTAATCGATTGTTCCTATTAGCAGTCTCCTACATAATCTATTTGTTATGCATATTGAATAGTCTATATCTAAATGGTGACAGATTCGAGGACGCTATGGCGGTAGATCGATAAGTAAAATTGACACCAAGTTTCACCCCAGGTTTAGCTAGCCCTAACATACACAGGAGCTCCcagactcctcaccattgccctaacatgtttcgccatttCCCTTTGAGAAAGCTGTGTGAACgtcgaaacatgttagggcaatggtgaggagttaGGGAGCTCCTGTGTATGTTAGGGCTAGCTAAACCTGGGGTGAAACTTGGTGTCAATTTTACTTATCGATCTACCGCCATAGCGTCCTCCAATCTATCACCAATCTGTTTTCTCTCTCATCATATATTACCAACATCTGCGGAAACTACCACTAATATTACCCTCACCATGAGTAGATAGGTCAAAATGCCTGTAGAACCTCCTTAGTCCACCATGTATTTGCTGCTTATATGATCTTTGTATCGACTTAATCCTGGATCCTTCCTTACTCTGCTAGCTTTCAGCGTGGCACAAGCTCCAAGTTGAGTATAGGCTGCATGGAATATTCTGGGCACTGACGTGTGTTTAACCCTCAATAGAAGTGGCTTTGGGCTAATTCCTGGCTGatgtattgctgattctattcctTTTATTTTGCCTTGTTCCGAGGGTAATAATTATTTAATACAACTACACATCAACCTTAAATTCACTAATTACTGAACTTCATACACATATAGATTTGGCAGATTAAAATAGAGAGTATATCAATGGTTCCACACAAAAACAAATACAGTATACTAACCATCTGAAATGGATAGAGAGACTTTTCTGACCATTTAAAAAGACCCAAGACAGTCTTAAAAAGGAAAATTCAACCACATTTTATTGTGAATAGTTCCATTTTAGAAGAATCCACTCCCCAGGTGTTGCAAAATTGATACAAAGAAAAGTCAGATTTTATCAGAACACTCATTTCAAGAAATA
This genomic window contains:
- the LOC128638747 gene encoding gamma-crystallin 2-like encodes the protein MGKIIFFEDRNFQGRSYECSSDCSDLHPFFTRCNSIRVENGNWMLYERPNFAGHQYFLKKGEYPDFRKWLGFNDSIRSVRLVSAVRSHKIRVYEREDFRGEMLELSEDCPTLFEQFNYLDVLSCNVIEGSWIFYELPNYRGKQYFLKQGEYRRFTEWGALNSKVGSLKRILDSY